A single region of the Rathayibacter rathayi genome encodes:
- a CDS encoding DUF3027 domain-containing protein, whose product MPDADDTTAERGPIEATEVDAPVEEQASVGDPVALEEEDLVEDVPELVFEADPVLAAALDVARTSLAEIAPAGTIGELVTTLVQGEHIVSLQFANLMRGYPGWLWTATLSRIDETEDVTVLEVELLPGEGAVLAPDWVPWTVRLADYHAAQDTLGEEVEDADDDDLDDEPDLDDDSDDDDADDYSDEAPDEDDSDDSDDPAVDELDDDGSDDDPEEDDSVDDGAEQDDTSGDEPEAAPAPSARRRRRRR is encoded by the coding sequence ATGCCTGACGCCGACGACACGACCGCCGAGCGCGGACCGATCGAGGCGACCGAGGTGGATGCTCCGGTCGAGGAGCAGGCTTCCGTGGGGGATCCGGTCGCCCTCGAGGAGGAGGACCTTGTCGAGGACGTTCCCGAACTCGTCTTCGAGGCGGATCCGGTGCTTGCAGCGGCGCTGGACGTGGCGCGGACCTCTCTCGCCGAGATCGCTCCCGCCGGGACCATCGGAGAGCTGGTGACGACTCTGGTGCAGGGCGAGCACATCGTGTCGTTGCAGTTCGCCAACCTCATGCGCGGGTATCCGGGCTGGCTGTGGACGGCCACGCTGTCTCGGATCGACGAAACCGAGGACGTCACGGTGCTCGAGGTTGAGCTGCTGCCCGGCGAGGGCGCGGTTCTCGCTCCGGATTGGGTGCCGTGGACGGTGCGTCTCGCCGATTACCACGCCGCGCAGGACACGCTCGGCGAGGAGGTCGAGGACGCGGACGACGACGACCTCGACGACGAGCCCGACCTCGACGACGACTCCGATGACGACGATGCGGACGACTACTCCGACGAGGCTCCGGACGAGGACGACTCCGATGACTCCGACGATCCCGCGGTGGACGAGCTCGACGACGACGGCTCCGACGACGACCCGGAGGAGGACGACTCCGTCGACGACGGCGCCGAGCAGGACGACACCTCCGGCGACGAGCCCGAAGCGGCTCCCGCTCCGTCCGCGCGTCGACGACGCCGCCGACGCTGA
- the serC gene encoding phosphoserine transaminase codes for MPDLTIPRELLPHDGRFGCGPSKVRHDQLAHLATQGAHLLGTSHRQAPVKDLVGRVRQHLATLFRIPDGYEVLLGNGGSTAFWDAAAFSLIERRAENLTFGEFGQKFAAAASAPFLEPAHVVAAPAGSRSEVEIVEGIDVYAWPHNETSTGVMAPVRRVHGDEGALTVIDATSAAGGIDVDIAEADVYYFAPQKNFASDGGLWFGLFSPAAIERIERIAANGRYIPEFLSLKNAVDNSRLNQTLNTPALSTLLLMESQLEWMNASGGLSWASARTAESSSAIYDWAEASSLATPFVEVPEHRSQVVATVDFDASVDAALVAKILRANGIVDTEPYRKLGRNQLRVATFVAIEPDDVRSLLGSIDYVVERLAV; via the coding sequence ATGCCGGACCTCACCATTCCTCGCGAGCTTCTCCCGCACGACGGACGGTTCGGCTGCGGCCCGTCCAAGGTGCGGCACGACCAGCTCGCCCACCTCGCGACCCAGGGCGCGCACCTCCTCGGGACGTCGCATCGCCAGGCCCCCGTAAAGGACCTCGTCGGCCGCGTGCGCCAGCACCTCGCCACGCTGTTCCGCATCCCGGACGGCTACGAGGTCCTCCTCGGCAACGGCGGCTCGACCGCCTTCTGGGACGCCGCCGCATTCTCTCTGATCGAGCGCCGCGCCGAGAACCTCACCTTCGGCGAGTTCGGCCAGAAGTTCGCCGCCGCCGCCTCCGCACCGTTCCTCGAGCCAGCGCACGTCGTCGCCGCCCCCGCGGGTTCGCGGAGCGAGGTGGAGATCGTGGAGGGAATCGACGTCTACGCCTGGCCGCACAACGAGACGAGCACCGGAGTGATGGCGCCGGTGCGCCGGGTCCACGGCGACGAGGGTGCCCTGACCGTCATCGACGCGACCAGCGCGGCCGGTGGGATCGACGTCGACATCGCCGAAGCCGACGTCTACTACTTCGCCCCGCAGAAGAACTTCGCCTCCGATGGCGGCCTCTGGTTCGGCCTCTTCTCGCCCGCCGCGATCGAGCGGATCGAGCGCATCGCGGCGAACGGGCGCTACATCCCCGAATTCCTCAGCCTCAAGAACGCCGTCGACAACTCGCGGCTGAACCAGACCCTCAACACTCCCGCGCTCTCCACCCTCCTGCTGATGGAGTCGCAGCTCGAGTGGATGAACGCCTCGGGCGGGCTCTCCTGGGCGTCGGCGCGGACGGCCGAGTCCTCCTCCGCGATCTACGACTGGGCGGAGGCATCGAGCCTCGCGACCCCGTTCGTCGAGGTGCCCGAGCACCGCTCGCAGGTTGTCGCGACCGTCGACTTCGACGCCTCCGTCGATGCGGCGCTGGTCGCGAAGATCCTCCGCGCGAACGGGATCGTCGACACAGAGCCGTACCGCAAGCTGGGCCGCAACCAGCTGCGCGTGGCGACCTTCGTCGCGATCGAGCCGGACGACGTCCGTTCGCTGCTCGGCTCCATCGACTACGTCGTCGAGCGCCTGGCCGTCTGA
- a CDS encoding metal-dependent transcriptional regulator, with translation MTDLIDTTEMYLRTILELEEENIIPLRARISERLSHSGPTVSQTVGRMERDGLVVVSGDRHLELTSDGRRKAIHVMRKHRLAERLLHDVIKLDWEFVHEEACRWEHVMSEQVERRLLEMLDHPTESPYGNPIPGLDELGDTPASRFADGVINLPRFVAGSAEPRRGVVRRLGEPAQVDPELLLQLKQAGVVPGAEGEFSALNGYVLARIDGADAGIELPNEVAAHIFVVV, from the coding sequence ATGACGGATCTGATCGACACGACTGAGATGTACCTGCGCACCATCCTCGAGCTCGAGGAGGAGAACATCATCCCGTTGCGTGCACGCATCTCGGAGCGGCTCAGCCACTCGGGACCGACCGTTTCGCAAACGGTGGGACGCATGGAGCGCGACGGCCTCGTCGTCGTCTCGGGCGATCGCCACCTCGAGCTCACCTCCGACGGCCGCCGCAAGGCGATCCATGTGATGCGCAAACACCGCCTCGCCGAGCGGCTCCTGCACGACGTCATCAAGCTCGACTGGGAGTTCGTGCATGAGGAGGCGTGCCGATGGGAGCACGTCATGAGCGAGCAGGTCGAGCGCCGTCTCCTGGAGATGCTCGATCACCCGACGGAGTCGCCCTACGGGAACCCGATCCCGGGACTCGACGAGCTCGGCGACACGCCCGCTTCGCGGTTCGCGGACGGGGTCATCAACCTGCCGCGCTTCGTCGCCGGATCGGCCGAGCCCCGTCGTGGCGTCGTGCGACGACTGGGTGAGCCGGCGCAGGTCGATCCGGAGCTCCTTCTCCAGCTCAAACAGGCGGGCGTCGTCCCCGGCGCCGAGGGCGAGTTCTCGGCCCTCAACGGTTATGTGCTCGCCCGCATCGACGGTGCCGACGCGGGCATCGAGCTGCCCAACGAGGTCGCCGCGCACATCTTCGTCGTCGTCTGA
- a CDS encoding C40 family peptidase, which translates to MPHNPVTPNDGAGPPDRFRSTHPDRSGDSTFENQPPVIRARIQGDAPVSRRAVPAASARRTDVTDFVPSPAGTPRKRRGRVVGKVAMVGLAGALVATVALPAYAFTPGSQENGLFAASRADLLRQGSAQTVAVDGGVVQAAIARDGFSAEAAPPPPAPEPEPEPAVVAEPVVDTTDVAEARAATAEEFTANAGTSASEIAATAPTTSYSLSAVFATAMQYQGVPYVFGGARPNGFDCSGFVMYVFAQYGISMPHSAAGQGAMGTSVSLADAQPGDLVIMDGHDGFYAGNGNILHAPYEGASVRVQPLWTSDYRIVRING; encoded by the coding sequence TTGCCCCACAATCCCGTCACCCCGAACGACGGCGCCGGCCCACCCGACCGGTTCCGCTCCACCCACCCCGACCGCTCCGGCGACTCGACCTTCGAGAACCAGCCCCCTGTGATCCGCGCCCGGATACAGGGGGACGCCCCCGTCTCCCGCCGGGCCGTACCTGCGGCCTCCGCCCGCCGCACGGACGTCACCGATTTCGTGCCGTCGCCGGCCGGCACACCGCGCAAGCGCCGAGGCCGTGTCGTCGGCAAGGTCGCGATGGTCGGTCTCGCCGGCGCGCTCGTGGCGACCGTGGCTCTCCCCGCCTACGCGTTCACTCCCGGCAGCCAGGAGAACGGCCTGTTCGCCGCCTCGCGCGCCGACCTCCTCCGCCAGGGTTCGGCCCAGACCGTCGCGGTCGACGGCGGAGTGGTGCAGGCGGCGATCGCGCGCGACGGCTTCTCGGCCGAGGCCGCGCCGCCGCCGCCCGCACCCGAGCCCGAGCCCGAGCCCGCCGTGGTCGCGGAGCCCGTCGTCGACACCACCGACGTCGCCGAGGCGCGTGCCGCGACCGCCGAGGAGTTCACCGCCAACGCCGGCACCTCCGCGAGCGAGATCGCAGCGACCGCACCGACCACCAGCTACAGCCTCTCGGCCGTGTTCGCCACCGCCATGCAGTACCAGGGCGTCCCCTATGTCTTCGGCGGAGCCCGACCGAACGGCTTCGACTGCTCCGGCTTCGTGATGTACGTCTTCGCGCAGTACGGCATCTCGATGCCGCACTCTGCCGCGGGCCAGGGCGCTATGGGGACCTCCGTCTCGCTCGCCGACGCCCAGCCCGGCGATCTTGTGATCATGGACGGTCACGACGGCTTCTACGCGGGGAACGGCAACATCCTGCACGCGCCGTACGAGGGCGCGAGCGTCCGTGTGCAGCCGCTGTGGACGTCCGACTACCGGATCGTGCGCATCAACGGCTGA
- a CDS encoding HNH endonuclease: MRTLVLNAGYEPLAVVSFKRALVLLMTEKATVIAADEGNPVHSAQGDYVRPSVIVLTRYVRIPSGRNVPVSRRGVLRRDNHRCGYCGQHAATIDHIQPKSRGGRDTWENLVACCQRCNNLKSDRTPHEMGWRLRTVPRMPRAGSWLVRGAERTQPDWDDYLAPAA; the protein is encoded by the coding sequence ATGCGCACTCTGGTTCTCAACGCCGGCTACGAGCCGCTCGCGGTGGTGTCGTTCAAGCGGGCGCTAGTCCTGCTGATGACCGAGAAGGCGACCGTCATCGCTGCGGACGAGGGCAATCCGGTGCACAGCGCGCAGGGCGACTATGTGCGGCCGTCGGTGATCGTGCTGACGCGGTATGTCCGGATCCCGAGCGGCCGTAACGTGCCGGTGTCGCGCCGCGGAGTGCTGCGTCGCGACAACCACCGCTGCGGCTACTGCGGGCAGCACGCGGCGACGATCGACCATATCCAGCCCAAGTCGCGCGGCGGACGGGACACCTGGGAGAACCTCGTCGCCTGCTGCCAGCGCTGCAACAACCTCAAGAGCGATCGCACCCCGCACGAGATGGGTTGGCGGCTGCGCACCGTCCCCCGGATGCCGCGCGCCGGCTCCTGGCTCGTGCGCGGCGCGGAACGAACGCAACCCGATTGGGACGACTACCTCGCTCCCGCCGCCTGA
- a CDS encoding phosphoketolase family protein, whose amino-acid sequence MADSPTPSLLPIPEHSWVPRPSDAKLTQDTLDTVDAWWRAANYLAVGQIYLLANPLLKTPLTRDDIKPRLLGHWGTTPGLNMIYAHLNRAIRERRQPTLYITGPGHGGPGMVANAYLDGTYSEIYSHIDESEEGLRRLFRQFSFPGGIPSHAAPETPGSIHEGGELGYALSHAYGAAFDNPDLLVAAVIGDGEAETGPLATSWHSNKFVNPLTDGVVLPILHLNGWKIANPTILSRIPHEELGSLLRGYGHEPFLVEGGFDGEDPMRVHERFADVLDTVLDRIAAIKERTAAGDLSRPAWPMIVLKTPKGWTCPTEIDGVRVEGTYHAHQVPLPNARDTEAHTRLLEDWLRSYRPEELFTESGGIADRVRSLAPEADLRMSATPHANGGLLRQTLDLPDFRRYEVVVEQPGGTVAEATKVLGEWLADVIRANPTTFRLFGPDEVASNRLQSVYSATDKQWDAELSPLDDHLARAGRVMEVLSEHQCQGWLEGYLLTGRHGIFTCYEAFIHIIDSMFNQHAKWLDGTRDIEWRRPIASLNYLLSSHVWRQDHNGFSHQDPGFIDHVLNKKPDVVRVYLPFDANTLLSTYDHCLRSVDYVNVVVAGKQPSPQWLTMSEAVTHCTRGLGILEWASSERQGESPDVVLACAGDVPTLETLAAVSILREKLPDLAIRTVNVVDLMRLMSESQHPHGLSDQEFDAIFTPDRPVVFAYHGYPWLIHRLTYKRTGHDNLHVHGYKENGTTTTPFDLVMLNDLDRYSLVIDVIDRTSGLGARAAGLRQDMQDARIRARAYTREHGEDIPEVANWTWAGAPSHTTNTE is encoded by the coding sequence ATGGCCGACTCCCCCACTCCGTCCCTCCTTCCCATCCCCGAGCACAGCTGGGTGCCCCGACCCTCCGACGCCAAGCTGACCCAAGACACGCTCGACACAGTCGACGCCTGGTGGCGCGCCGCCAACTACCTCGCCGTCGGGCAGATCTACCTTCTGGCGAACCCGCTCCTGAAGACCCCGCTGACCCGAGACGACATCAAACCCCGCCTGCTCGGTCACTGGGGCACCACTCCCGGGCTCAACATGATCTACGCCCACCTCAACCGTGCAATCCGCGAGCGGCGCCAACCAACCCTCTACATCACCGGTCCCGGCCACGGCGGCCCGGGCATGGTCGCGAACGCCTACCTCGACGGCACCTACAGCGAGATCTACTCCCACATCGACGAGTCGGAGGAGGGACTGCGCCGCCTGTTCCGCCAGTTCAGCTTCCCCGGCGGCATCCCCAGCCACGCCGCACCCGAGACCCCGGGCAGCATCCATGAGGGCGGCGAACTCGGTTATGCGCTGAGCCACGCGTACGGAGCGGCCTTCGACAACCCGGACCTCCTGGTCGCGGCGGTCATCGGCGACGGCGAGGCCGAGACCGGCCCGCTCGCCACCAGCTGGCACTCCAACAAGTTCGTGAACCCGCTCACCGACGGCGTGGTCCTGCCGATCCTGCACCTGAACGGCTGGAAGATCGCGAACCCGACCATCCTCTCCCGCATCCCTCACGAAGAGCTCGGCAGCCTCCTCCGCGGCTACGGCCACGAGCCGTTCCTGGTCGAGGGTGGCTTCGACGGCGAGGACCCGATGCGCGTGCACGAGCGCTTCGCCGACGTCCTCGACACGGTGCTCGACCGCATCGCCGCGATCAAGGAACGCACCGCCGCGGGCGACCTCAGCCGACCAGCGTGGCCGATGATCGTGCTGAAGACTCCGAAGGGCTGGACCTGCCCGACCGAGATCGACGGCGTCCGGGTCGAGGGCACCTACCACGCGCACCAGGTCCCGCTGCCCAACGCCCGCGACACGGAGGCCCACACCCGCCTCCTCGAGGACTGGCTGCGCTCCTACCGCCCCGAGGAGCTGTTCACCGAGAGCGGCGGCATCGCGGACCGTGTCCGCTCGCTGGCCCCCGAGGCCGACCTGCGGATGAGCGCCACCCCGCACGCCAACGGCGGGCTCCTACGGCAAACCCTCGACCTGCCCGACTTCCGCCGCTACGAGGTAGTAGTGGAGCAGCCCGGCGGCACCGTCGCGGAGGCCACGAAGGTGCTGGGCGAGTGGCTCGCCGACGTCATCCGCGCCAACCCGACCACCTTCCGCCTCTTCGGTCCCGACGAGGTCGCCAGCAACCGACTCCAGTCCGTCTACTCCGCCACCGACAAGCAGTGGGACGCCGAGCTCAGCCCGCTCGACGACCACCTCGCCCGCGCCGGACGCGTGATGGAGGTCCTCTCGGAACACCAGTGCCAGGGCTGGCTCGAGGGCTACCTGCTCACCGGCCGCCACGGGATCTTCACCTGCTACGAGGCGTTCATCCACATCATCGACTCGATGTTCAACCAACATGCGAAGTGGCTCGACGGGACCCGCGACATCGAGTGGCGCCGCCCGATCGCGAGCCTGAACTACCTGCTCTCCAGCCACGTCTGGCGCCAGGATCACAATGGCTTCAGCCACCAGGACCCCGGCTTCATCGACCACGTCCTGAACAAGAAGCCCGACGTCGTCCGCGTCTACCTCCCCTTCGACGCGAACACGCTGCTCTCCACCTACGACCACTGCCTCCGCAGCGTCGACTATGTCAACGTGGTCGTCGCCGGCAAGCAGCCCTCGCCCCAGTGGCTCACCATGTCGGAGGCGGTCACGCACTGCACGCGCGGCCTCGGGATCCTGGAGTGGGCGAGCAGCGAGCGGCAGGGCGAGTCCCCGGACGTCGTGCTCGCGTGTGCGGGCGATGTGCCGACGCTGGAGACCCTCGCGGCCGTCAGCATCCTCCGCGAGAAACTCCCGGACCTGGCGATCCGCACGGTGAACGTGGTCGACCTGATGCGCCTAATGTCGGAGTCGCAGCACCCGCATGGCCTCTCCGATCAGGAGTTCGACGCGATCTTCACTCCCGATCGCCCCGTCGTGTTCGCGTATCACGGCTACCCCTGGCTGATCCATCGCCTGACCTACAAGCGCACCGGTCACGACAACCTGCATGTGCACGGATACAAAGAGAACGGGACTACCACCACTCCGTTCGACCTGGTGATGCTCAACGACCTCGACCGCTACTCGCTGGTGATCGACGTCATCGACCGCACGTCCGGACTCGGCGCCCGCGCCGCCGGCCTGCGCCAGGACATGCAGGACGCCCGCATCCGTGCCCGCGCCTACACCCGCGAGCACGGCGAGGACATCCCCGAGGTCGCGAACTGGACCTGGGCCGGCGCCCCCAGCCACACCACCAACACCGAGTAG
- a CDS encoding helix-turn-helix domain-containing protein has protein sequence MRRQLSFEDRARIAVGVKQGLSDRAIGELIGRDQMVVWGIGAGTR, from the coding sequence ATGCGTCGGCAGTTGTCCTTTGAGGATCGGGCTCGGATCGCGGTCGGGGTCAAGCAGGGGCTGAGCGATCGGGCGATCGGTGAGCTGATCGGGCGGGACCAAATGGTCGTGTGGGGGATCGGGGCCGGAACTCGTTGA
- a CDS encoding GDSL-type esterase/lipase family protein, whose protein sequence is MNQFEKEMPMRTRILSSRRPSTALAVIALWLLLAASLPSVSYAQQTSFEAPANVPGAEIDPSAAANASLSVPEEQRSSLLGNDWAASKDLIAVAAGSDLGFSVLAAKASDGYSWQSVAMLTVPGVETSQWIGNTCTTGDGSKLVAVYAPREVTNSEYGYSEGAYAAVVDLRTGKVTDLGSGYSIAYFNPGCGVGDSIVLTSYTSPGQTTLTVVDANSDEQSTVKVDGVVTSATKDQGGIVAASTNSLLRVAPDGTISQIASTEGISYDLVPTKKGVAFLETDGITARAKEIEPALEAPAADPVAIASAPLTELGLTRDGAGEVYVLGDADADTPEGISVVDVPAAARISATGELAITEVKPALVASENAPVEPGLPHTAVEILGTSLVTDKDVTFLLDPETTAAGLSADSDVAPSAADDAVTSGMGAGGAGGRLGMARSAPLRLADPSPTNPVESERACSVPRNDPGNQAYQPKPRQVEWAVDMAVKGLLTNDRPANWQGQNLGVYAPQKIFPKPTLDGGGEIPAQIVLGVLTQESNLWQASRYTTPGETGNPLIGNFYGNSRTADGPAFWSTNFLAAADCGYGVSQITDRMRLSGMPRPGDTDDAFDYQTQRRIALDYQVNIALAVKMLTEKWNQTRARNMSINNGDPSKIENWFFATWAYNSGLHAPGEAGTNGAWGVGWLNNPANPLYDPARQAFLDTSAADAAKPQNWPYPEKVMGFAAYSIELSDSATTTVMGYRTASWNANDDAEGTINRRKVKPPIFTFCSVAANSCDPTKKVQPADGSEKAGPCLHKDASGSYDLRCWYHQSAKWKSDCATTCGVGFIRFDPGYAAEPDSRAFPVACRDGVGKMSGLPADALLIDDVPSNATPSRSDCAAKASNGSFAFSFFRSSLGQYPGKIDLHQLGTGANGHFYFAHTRPASNAMTNPSGTATINGTWTLDHSLSQWGRVLVHMPDHGAWTQQAEYTIDLGNGTKKTRVALQRNYANTWISLGVFSFAGTPKVSLSNVSHDGDGVDDVAWDAIAIQPLAAKPRDIVVSMGDSFSSGEGASDLNGAQYYRATDNNGTPSNPGVGKINEETKNNRYRNACHRSTESWSRKAILDTNTSATIATRADTYAADMDYHFIACSGAESEHLLPYYSVSGTKPINGFSQNGVLGRFRELAQLDQGYVDENTTLVTLSIGGNDARFAKILQTCVTNFLPHACQSLKIDNDAKTLPAATADLINTNVKNSVITVLRQIRLKAPGAKILLMGYPMLFEKDTQCVGINETEKGWLNDTSTLLNARLKEAAVVVSTAAAPVVFGDPMAAFQGRNLCVGATSAINGLVFDQTPGDDPMWVIPKPGTDVPLGVSQQAVHPNKAGTTLYAQVMMTALRGVYK, encoded by the coding sequence GTGAACCAGTTCGAGAAAGAGATGCCGATGCGCACCAGGATCCTTAGTTCACGTCGACCTTCGACCGCCCTGGCTGTAATAGCGTTATGGTTGCTTCTTGCTGCAAGCCTTCCTTCGGTTTCTTACGCCCAGCAAACCAGCTTTGAAGCGCCAGCAAACGTTCCCGGCGCCGAAATCGATCCAAGCGCAGCTGCGAATGCATCTTTATCCGTTCCGGAGGAACAGCGCAGTTCGCTACTTGGGAATGATTGGGCTGCAAGCAAAGACCTCATAGCCGTCGCTGCCGGATCGGACCTTGGGTTTTCCGTACTGGCGGCGAAGGCCTCCGATGGATACTCATGGCAAAGCGTCGCCATGCTGACCGTACCTGGCGTGGAGACGAGCCAGTGGATTGGCAACACCTGTACAACTGGTGACGGATCCAAGCTCGTCGCGGTATACGCCCCGCGCGAAGTCACGAATAGCGAGTACGGCTACAGCGAGGGTGCTTACGCGGCCGTTGTGGATCTACGCACGGGCAAGGTGACCGACCTTGGGTCGGGCTATAGCATCGCGTACTTTAACCCCGGTTGCGGCGTCGGTGACTCGATTGTCTTGACCTCTTACACCTCGCCTGGGCAGACGACTCTTACGGTAGTGGATGCGAACTCGGATGAGCAGTCGACTGTCAAGGTGGACGGCGTGGTCACGTCGGCCACTAAGGATCAGGGAGGGATCGTCGCCGCGTCTACGAATTCCCTCCTCCGCGTGGCACCCGATGGAACGATATCCCAGATCGCAAGCACTGAAGGTATTTCTTATGATCTCGTACCTACAAAAAAAGGCGTCGCATTTCTGGAGACAGATGGGATAACGGCAAGGGCGAAAGAGATCGAGCCTGCGCTCGAAGCGCCCGCAGCGGATCCTGTCGCGATAGCTTCCGCTCCCTTGACCGAGTTGGGACTAACTCGCGATGGGGCAGGAGAGGTCTATGTCCTCGGCGACGCTGATGCTGATACTCCGGAAGGTATCAGTGTAGTAGATGTTCCGGCCGCCGCGAGGATTTCGGCCACTGGCGAGCTGGCCATCACCGAGGTCAAGCCCGCCCTTGTCGCTTCCGAAAATGCGCCGGTAGAGCCCGGCCTTCCACATACCGCCGTAGAGATCTTGGGCACGAGCCTCGTGACGGACAAAGACGTCACCTTCCTTCTGGATCCCGAAACTACTGCAGCTGGCCTCAGTGCAGATAGTGACGTCGCGCCCTCAGCCGCTGACGACGCCGTAACGTCCGGCATGGGAGCCGGCGGCGCGGGCGGCCGACTAGGAATGGCTCGATCGGCGCCGCTACGTCTCGCTGATCCGTCGCCCACGAATCCAGTGGAGAGCGAGCGCGCATGTAGCGTGCCCCGTAACGATCCGGGGAATCAGGCCTATCAACCAAAACCGCGCCAGGTGGAGTGGGCGGTGGACATGGCGGTGAAGGGTCTCCTCACCAATGACCGGCCTGCAAACTGGCAAGGACAGAACCTCGGAGTCTATGCGCCGCAAAAAATCTTTCCGAAGCCGACGCTCGATGGCGGAGGCGAGATACCCGCGCAGATCGTGCTCGGAGTGCTGACACAAGAATCTAACCTTTGGCAGGCCTCGCGATACACGACGCCTGGCGAAACGGGAAATCCACTGATCGGTAATTTCTACGGCAACTCCCGCACCGCCGACGGTCCCGCGTTCTGGTCAACCAACTTCCTTGCTGCAGCCGACTGCGGTTACGGTGTTAGCCAGATCACGGACCGCATGCGCCTATCGGGTATGCCGCGACCTGGTGACACAGATGATGCCTTCGACTATCAAACCCAGCGCAGGATCGCCCTCGACTACCAAGTCAATATTGCCCTCGCAGTGAAAATGCTGACCGAGAAATGGAACCAGACCCGAGCGCGCAACATGTCCATCAACAATGGTGATCCGTCAAAGATCGAAAATTGGTTCTTCGCCACATGGGCCTATAATTCCGGACTACACGCGCCTGGCGAAGCGGGGACTAACGGGGCTTGGGGTGTTGGCTGGCTGAACAACCCGGCCAACCCGCTATATGACCCAGCACGCCAAGCTTTCCTAGATACCTCTGCCGCCGATGCGGCCAAACCCCAGAACTGGCCGTATCCCGAGAAGGTAATGGGATTCGCTGCGTACTCTATCGAGCTTTCCGACAGCGCGACGACCACCGTGATGGGATATCGCACGGCCTCGTGGAATGCAAACGACGACGCCGAGGGTACAATTAATCGTCGCAAAGTAAAACCGCCCATTTTTACTTTTTGCAGCGTCGCTGCGAACAGCTGTGATCCAACGAAGAAGGTTCAGCCCGCCGACGGATCCGAGAAGGCGGGGCCCTGTCTACACAAGGACGCATCTGGTTCTTACGACTTGCGCTGCTGGTACCATCAGTCGGCGAAGTGGAAGAGTGATTGCGCCACGACTTGCGGCGTCGGCTTTATCCGCTTTGATCCCGGCTATGCAGCCGAGCCCGATAGCAGAGCCTTCCCTGTGGCGTGTCGCGATGGCGTAGGTAAGATGTCTGGCCTTCCTGCCGACGCGCTTCTGATCGATGACGTTCCGTCGAATGCGACGCCGAGTAGAAGCGACTGTGCGGCGAAAGCCAGCAATGGTAGCTTCGCGTTTTCCTTCTTCCGCTCATCTCTGGGGCAGTACCCCGGCAAGATTGACTTGCATCAGCTGGGAACTGGCGCGAATGGCCACTTCTACTTCGCCCACACCCGTCCGGCTTCAAATGCGATGACGAATCCAAGCGGAACGGCGACGATCAATGGCACTTGGACACTAGATCACTCGCTCAGCCAATGGGGCAGAGTTTTGGTGCACATGCCTGACCATGGAGCCTGGACGCAGCAGGCCGAGTATACGATCGATCTCGGCAACGGAACGAAAAAGACACGAGTAGCACTGCAGCGAAATTATGCCAATACTTGGATATCGTTGGGGGTCTTCTCGTTCGCTGGAACGCCGAAGGTATCGCTCTCAAACGTGTCGCACGATGGAGACGGCGTGGACGACGTGGCATGGGACGCGATTGCGATTCAGCCGCTTGCCGCAAAGCCGAGAGATATAGTCGTCTCGATGGGCGACTCCTTCTCTTCCGGCGAAGGAGCTTCAGATTTGAATGGCGCGCAATACTACAGGGCTACGGACAACAACGGGACCCCGTCGAATCCCGGGGTCGGCAAAATCAACGAAGAAACAAAGAACAACCGGTACCGTAACGCTTGTCACCGTTCGACGGAATCGTGGTCTCGCAAAGCTATTCTGGATACGAACACCAGCGCGACGATCGCAACCCGGGCGGACACGTACGCGGCCGACATGGACTACCATTTTATTGCGTGTTCGGGCGCGGAGAGCGAACATCTACTTCCGTACTATTCGGTGAGCGGGACTAAGCCGATCAACGGTTTTTCTCAGAACGGAGTACTTGGTCGCTTCAGAGAACTCGCGCAACTCGACCAAGGCTACGTCGATGAGAACACGACACTCGTAACCTTGTCGATCGGAGGCAACGATGCGCGTTTTGCGAAGATTCTCCAGACCTGCGTGACCAACTTTCTTCCTCACGCGTGTCAGTCTCTCAAGATAGACAACGACGCGAAGACGCTTCCCGCGGCCACAGCCGATCTGATCAATACGAACGTAAAAAACTCGGTTATCACCGTGCTTCGTCAGATTCGCTTGAAGGCCCCCGGCGCGAAAATCTTGCTGATGGGGTACCCGATGCTATTTGAGAAAGATACTCAGTGCGTGGGTATCAATGAGACTGAGAAGGGATGGCTTAACGATACGTCGACGCTGTTGAACGCGAGGCTGAAGGAAGCGGCGGTGGTAGTGTCAACCGCGGCGGCTCCAGTGGTGTTTGGCGATCCAATGGCTGCGTTTCAAGGAAGAAATCTTTGCGTGGGAGCAACAAGCGCAATCAACGGCCTCGTGTTCGATCAAACACCGGGAGACGATCCAATGTGGGTCATACCGAAACCCGGAACAGATGTTCCGCTGGGTGTCTCACAACAGGCGGTCCACCCGAACAAAGCGGGCACAACGCTATATGCTCAGGTGATGATGACGGCGCTGAGGGGCGTCTACAAGTGA